A genomic region of Fusarium falciforme chromosome 4, complete sequence contains the following coding sequences:
- a CDS encoding MRH domain-containing protein, with protein sequence MRFRSLPFLLSIASAVSAEPDELPSTTTHAPACTATSHTGSGGFYDLRPDMAVVADDNTKKSAVTKDYFSKGYDYGRNFTLNICGAVVDPVHDVVGVDAGLWQNVSAYYMSRGEIISIGSQSMDLQSRGRKLVLQYTGGSPCGEDAEPTNVFGRRSELSYDDEDATYTPVPEASQEPKPVDTRRRKSTTISFHCDRDPGSTSASVSFVGTDPEECAYFFEVRSSHACAHAEPHKPGSVGPGSIFGLIVLIAVLVYFLGGIFYNRTVAHARGWRQLPNYSLWAGIWSFICDLFLRLLTACIRRIAPRRGYSRVSSSPSRRDRNNEAENRLIDQLDEEWED encoded by the exons ATGCGCTTCCGATCATTgcctttcctcctctccataGCCTCGGCCGTCAGCGCAGAGCCGGACGAGCTGCCGTCCACCACAACCCACGCCCCAGCATGTACAGCTACGTCGCATACCGGTAGTGGCGGCTTCTACGACCTGCGGCCGGACATGGCGGTGGTGGCCGACGACAACACAAAGAAGTCGGCCGTGACCAAGGATTACTTCTCCAAGGGGTATGACTATGGCAGGAACTTTACGCTCAACATCTGCGGCGCCGTTGTCGATCCCGTGCACGATGTCGTGGGTGTGGATGCTGGTCTGTGGCAGAACGTAAGCGCATACTACATGTCGCGCGGAGAGATTATTTCTATAGG TTCCCAATCGATGGATTTGCAGAGCCGAGGTCGCAAGCTGGTTCTGCAATACACCGGTGGCTCTCCCTGTGGTGAGGATGCCGAACCGACAAACGTATTCGGACGACGGAGCGAACTCAGctacgacgatgaagatgcgACTTACACCCCCGTGCCCGAGGCCTCTCAGGAGCCCAAGCCGGTAGACACTCGAAGGCGCAAGTCAACCACCATCTCGTTTCACTGCGACAGAGATCCCGGCAGCACCTCTGCCAGCGTCTCTTTTGTCGGAACCGACCCTGAAGAGTGCGCTTACTTCTTCGAGGTGCGGTCCTCGCACGCCTGCGCCCACGCCGAGCCGCACAAGCCTGGTAGTGTAGGCCCCGGCAGCATCTTTGGGCTGATTGTGCTCATCGCCGTGCTCGTCTACTTCCTGGGCGGCATCTTTTACAACCGAACCGTGGCCCACGCCCGCGGCTGGCGCCAACTCCCCAACTACAGCCTCTGGGCCGGCATCTGGAGCTTCATCTGC GATCTGTTTCTCCGCCTACTTACGGCCTGCATCCGCCGCATCGCTCCTCGGCGTGGCTACAGCAGAGTGAGCTCGAGTCCCAGCCGAAGGGATCGCAACAATGAGGCTGAGAACCGGCTGATTGACCAGCTGGACGAAGAGTGGGAGGATTAA
- a CDS encoding Delta(14)-sterol reductase has protein sequence MAPKSSKAASEEQHGYEFFGPPGAFAISFLLPVLVYVFNFVCNDISGCPAPSLLSPKTLSLDKLKQEVGWPQDGFAGLVSWEASAATAGYILLSLILYRVLPAHEVEGTELRSGGRLKYRLNTLYSSSFTLAILAAGTAAQGAEFPVWTFISDNFIQILTANTIFSYVVATFVYARSFSVKPGNKENRELAAGGHTGNMLYDWFIGRELNPRVVIPLIGEVDLKEWLELRPGMMGWIIFNCSWCAQQYRNYGYVTDSSICITLVQAVYVFDSWWNEPAILTTMDITTDGFGMMLAFGDIVWVPFVYSLQTRYLAVHPVSLGPAGLAVMLSLIGLGFYIFRSANSEKNAFRTNPNDPKVSQLKYIQTKKGSKLLISGWWGVARHINYLGDWIQSWPYCLPTGLAGYQILSAGAQAEGAFVMRDGREVVQGEAKGWGMLITYFYILYFAILLIHRERRDDDKCHRKYGEDWEKYRKIVRYRIIPGIY, from the exons ATGGCCCCCAAGTCCAGCAAGGCTGCCTCTGAGGAGCAGCATGGCTACGAGTTCTTTGGACC TCCCGGTGCATTCGCCAtctccttcctcctccccgTCCTCGTATACGTCTTCAACTTTGTCTGCAACGACATCTCGGGCTGCCCCGCGCCGTCTCTGCTGAGCCCCAAGACCCTCTCGCTCGACAAGCTCAAACAGGAGGTTGGATGGCCACAAGATGGCTTCGCTGGACTTGTTAGCTGGGAGGCTTCTGCTGCCACGGCTGGCTACATCCTGCTGTCCCTGATCCTCTACCGCGTGCTCCCCGCTCATGAGGTGGAGGGCACTGAGCTGCGCTCTGGGGGTCGTCTCAAGTACAGACTCAACA CTCTGTACAGCAGCTCGTTCACTCTAGCTATCCTCGCCGCTGGAACCGCAGCCCAGGGCGCCGAGTTCCCCGTCTGGACCTTCATCTCGGACAACTTCATCCAGATCCTGACCGCCAACACCATCTTCTCGTACGTTGTGGCCACCTTTGTCTACGCCCGGAGCTTCAGCGTCAAGCCGGGAAACAAGGAGAACCGCGAGCTTGCCGCGGGAGGGCACACGGGCAACATGCTGTACGACTGGTTCATTGGCCGCGAGCTGAACCCCCGAGTTGTCATCCCCCTGATTGGCGAGGTTGACCTCAAGGAGTGGCTGGAGCTCCGACCTGGCATGATGGGTTGGATCATCTTCAACTGCTCCTGGTGTGCGCAGCAGTACCGCAACTACGGTTACGTTACCGACAGCTCCATCTGCATCACACTTGTCCAGGCTGTCTATGTCTTTGACTCTTGGTGGAACGAGCCAGCCATCCTGACCACCATGGACATCACCACTGACGGTTTCGGTATGATGCTTGCCTTTGGTGACATTGTCTGGGTGCCCTTTGTATACTCCCTGCAGACCCGGTACCTGGCTGTGCACCCTGTCTCACTCGGCCCTGCTGGTCTTGCCGTGATGCTGTCCCTCATTGGTCTTGGCTTCTACATCTTCCGCTCTGCCAACAGCGAGAAGAACGCCTTCCGAACCAACCCCAACGACCCCAAGGTGTCTCAGCTCAAGTACATCCAGACCAAGAAGGGTAGCAAGCTTCTCATCTCTGGCTGGTGGGGAGTTGCTCGACACATCAACTACCTGGGCGACTGGATCCAGTCTTGGCCCTACTGCCTGCCTACCGGCCTTGCTGGCTATCAGATCCTGAGCGCCGGTGCCCAAGCCGAGGGAGCGTTCGTGATGCGGGATGGCCGAGAGGTTGTCCAGGGGGAGGCCAAGGGATGGGGCATGCTCATCACCTACTTTTACATCCTGTACTTtgccatcctcctcatccatcGCGAGCGTCGTGACGACGACAAGTGTCACCGCAAGTACGGCGAGGACTGGGAAAAGTACCGCAAGATTGTCCGCTACCGGATCATCCCCGGAATCTACTGA
- a CDS encoding Beta-glucosidase, with amino-acid sequence MRSTVVLAAFSGLVPMVGSQADQKPLQLGVKNNTLAHSPPHYPSPWMDPAAPGWEEAYIKAKDFVSQLTLLEKVNLTTGVGWMGERCVGNVGSLPRFGMRGLCMQDGPLGIRLSDYNSAFPTGITAGASWSRALWYQRGLLMGTEHREKGIDVALGPATGPLGRTPTGGRNWEGFSVDPYVAGVAMAETVSGIQDGGTIACAKHYIGNEQGMTSSLLLADKYANNDIEHHRQAPESLGRGYNITESLSSNVDDKTLHELYLWPFADAVKAGVGAIMCSYQQLNNSYGCQNSKLLNGILKDELGFQGFVMSDWQAQHAGAATAVAGLDMTMPGDTLFNTGYSFWGGNLTLAVINGTVPDWRVDDMAMRIMAAFFKVGKTVEDLPDINFSSWSRDTYGYVQAAAKENWEQINFGVDVRHDHSKHIRISAAKGTVLLKNSGSLPLKKPKFLAVVGEDAGPNPAGPNGCNDRGCNNGTLAMSWGSGTAQFPYLVTPDSALQNQAVLDGTRYESVLRNNQWEQTRSLISQPNVTAIVFANANAGEGYIDVDGNEGDRKNLTLWNEGDDLIKNVSAICPNTIVVLHTVGPVILTEWYDNPNITAIVWAGVPGQESGNALVDILYGKASPGRSPFTWGRTRKSYGTDVLYEPNNGQGAPQDDFKEGVFIDYRHFDQVSPSTDGSKSNDESAPIYEFGHGLSWTTFEYSELNVQAHNKIPFDPPIGETIAAPVLGNYSTDLADYTFPDGIRYIYQFIYPWLNTSSSGREASGDPHYGKTAEEFLPPGALDGSAQPRPPSSGAPGGNPHLWDVLYTVSAIITNTGNATSDEIPQLYVSHGGENEPVRVLRGFDRIENIAPGQSVRFTTDITRRDLSNWDVVSQNWVITEHEKTVYVGSSSRNLPLKATLK; translated from the exons ATGCGGTCCACCGTTGTTCTCGCGGCATTTTCGGGGCTGGTCCCCATGGTTGGTTCGCAAGCTGACCAGAAACCACTACAGCTCGGTGTGAAGAATAACACTCTCGCGCATTCTCCTCCCCATTATCCTTCCCCATGGATGGACCCGGCCGCTCCTGGCTGGGAGGAAGCCTATATCAAGGCTAAAGATTTTGTCTCACAACTTACCCTACTTGAAAAGGTCAACTTGACCACTGGTGTCGG ATGGATGGGCGAACGTTGCGTCGGCAACGTGGGTTCTCTCCCTCGTTTTGGAATGCGTGGTCTCTGCATGCAGGATGGCCCCCTCGGCATCCGCTTGTCTGACTACAATTCTGCGTTTCCTACTGGTATTACCGCTGGCGCCTCTTGGAGCCGAGCGCTTTGGTACCAACGTGGCCTCCTGATGGGCACTGAGCACCGTGAGAAAGGCATCGACGTTGCACTTGGGCCTGCTACTGGCCCTCTCGGTCGTACTCCTACTGGCGGCCGCAACTGGGAGGGTTTCTCGGTTGATCCCTACGTTGCTGGAGTTGCCATGGCTGAGACTGTTAGCGGCATTCAAGATGGTGGCACTATCGCCTGCGCCAAGCACTATATCGGCAACGAACAAGGCATGACTTCTTCCCTTCTACTCGCTGATAAATATGCTAACAACGACATAGAGCACCATCGCCAAGCCCCCGAATCCCTGGGTCGCGGCTACAATATCACCGAATCACTGTCCTCAAACGTGGATGACAAGACTCTCCACGAGCTCTATCTCTGGCCGTTCGCAGACGCCGTCAAGGCCGGCGTTGGTGCTATCATGTGCTCCTACCAGCAGCTGAACAACTCCTACGGCTGCCAAAACTCAAAGCTTCTCAACGGAATTCTCAAGGACGAACTGGGATTCCAGGGCTTCGTCATGAGTGACTGGCAAGCTCAGCACGCCGGAGCTGCTACCGCTGTTGCAGGCCTTGACATGACCATGCCTGGTGACACTCTGTTCAACACCGGATACAGCTTCTGGGGTGGTAACCTGACCCTCGCTGTCATCAACGGTACTGTTCCCGACTGGCGTGTTGACGACATGGCTATGAGAATTATGGCGGCATTCTTCAAGGTTGGCAAGACTGTTGAAGACCTTCCTGACATCAACTTCTCTTCCTGGTCTCGAGACACTTATGGCTACGTTCAAGCCGCTGCCAAAGAGAACTGGGAACAGATCAACTTTGGCGTTGATGTTCGACATGATCACAGCAAGCACATTCGAATCTCGGCCGCCAAGGGCACCGTCCTCCTTAAGAACTCTGGGTCGCTGCCTctcaagaagcccaagtttCTTGCCGTCGTTGGCGAGGACGCCGGCCCGAACCCTGCTGGTCCTAACGGCTGTAACGACCGCGGATGCAACAACGGCACTTTGGCCATGTCCTGGGGCTCAGGAACGGCCCAGTTCCCCTACCTCGTTACTCCCGACTCAGCACTACAGAACCAGGCTGTCCTCGACGGCACTCGCTACGAGAGCGTCTTGCGGAACAACCAGTGGGAACAGACGCGGAGTCTCATTAGCCAGCCTAACGTGACGGCTATTGTGTTTGCCAATGCAAATGCCGGAGAAGGATATATCGATGTTGACGGCAACGAAGGCGATCGGAAGAATCTGACCTTGTGGAATGAGGGTGATGACCTGATTAAGAATGTCTCCGCCATCTGTCCTAACACCATTGTTGTCCTGCATACTGTTGGCCCTGTCATCCTGACGGAATGGTATGACAACCCAAACATTACCGCCATAGTGTGGGCTGGTGTTCCTGGACAGGAGTCCGGCAATGCTCTTGTTGACATTCTCTACGGCAAAGCAAGCCCTGGTCGCTCACCCTTCACATGGGGTCGCACCCGAAAGAGTTACGGCACTGATGTCCTTTACGAGCCCAACAATGGCCAGGGTGCTCCCCAGGATGACTTCAAGGAGGGAGTCTTCATTGACTATCGCCATTTCGACCAGGTTTCTCCCAGCACCGACGGCAGCAAGTCCAACGATGAGTCTGCTCCCATCTACGAGTTCGGCCATGGTCTGTCCTGGACCACGTTTGAGTACTCTGAACTCAACGTGCAAGCTCACAACAAGATTCCCTTCGATCCTCCGATTGGCGAGACGATTGCTGCTCCGGTCCTTGGCAACTATAGTACCGACCTTGCCGACTACACGTTCCCGGATGGAATTCGCTACATTTACCAGTTCATCTACCCTTGGTTGAACACCTCTTCTTCCGGAAGAGAGGCTTCTGGTGATCCCCACTACGGAAAGACTGCCGAAGAGTTCCTGCCCCCTGGAGCTCTCGATGGCTCAGCTCAGCCGCGACCCCCATCTTCTGGTGCTCCAGGTGGAAACCCTCATCTTTGGGATGTTCTATATACCGTTAGTGCTATTATCACGAACACTGGCAACGCCACATCGGACGAGATTCCACAGCTCTACGTTAGTCACGGCGGCGAGAACGAGCCCGTCCGCGTTCTCCGCGGCTTCGATCGGATTGAGAACATTGCCCCTGGTCAGAGTGTCAGATTTACAACTGACATCACTCGTCGCGACCTGAGCAACTGGGATGTCGTCTCTCAGAACTGGGTTATTACCGAGCACGAGAAGACAGTCTATGTCGGGAGCAGCTCCCGCAACCTGCCTCTCAAGGCAACTCTGAAGTAA
- a CDS encoding DUF5071 domain-containing protein, whose amino-acid sequence MSTQDLKENASTSAGDHGDTTDLGLLVGLDEETFGARVPAILSSASQAIFKSHQCKPPGIEAIRSRATEAPTVAAVSDIIKSPIKDQDGFYLAWTALNEVVVDLPLEELHHYRPALKAVSETTASDTTASHYQGATGLRSEAASLIRFMDDPTAVWVPQTKSDYIAERTLQERVKTADEMRPHVPGLLGWLADPNWPPFRGCRAQLARFPEVTVGPIGQLIEKERGDGGWIASLLEFLDECVPLSMCEELKPRVKALVEEAKGDEDDWEVSDLASQWLEKLEKA is encoded by the coding sequence ATGAGCACTCAAGACTTGAAAGAAAATGCGTCAACAAGCGCTGGGGACCATGGCGACACGACAGACCTCGGCTTGCTCGTTGGCTTGGATGAGGAAACATTTGGAGCTAGAGTCCCAGCGATCCTCTCATCCGCCAGCCAAGCCATCTTCAAGTCTCACCAGTGCAAACCTCCCGGAATCGAAGCGATCCGATCACGCGCAACGGAAGCTCCAACAGTGGCTGCCGTCTCCGACATCATCAAATCACCGATAAAGGACCAAGACGGCTTTTACCTTGCCTGGACAGCCCTCAAcgaagtcgtcgtcgacctGCCTCTTGAGGAGCTTCACCACTATCGTCCGGCCTTGAAAGCGGTATCCGAAACAACCGCCTCCGACACGACGGCGTCGCACTACCAAGGTGCGACGGGCCTACGCAGCGAAGCAGCATCGCTCATCCGCTTCATGGACGATCCGACGGCGGTGTGGGTTCCCCAAACAAAGAGCGACTACATCGCCGAGCGCACTCTCCAAGAACGTGTAAAAACCGCAGACGAGATGCGCCCGCACGTCCCGGGTCTGCTCGGCTGGCTCGCCGACCCAAACTGGCCCCCGTTCCGTGGCTGTCGGGCCCAGCTGGCCAGGTTCCCGGAGGTGACGGTGGGGCCGATCGGGCAGCTcatcgagaaggagagaggAGACGGAGGGTGGATCGCGAGTCTTCTCGAATTTTTAGATGAGTGCGTGCCCTTGAGCATGTGTGAGGAGCTCAAGCCGAGGGTCAAGGCTCTTGTGGAAGAGGCTAAAGGGGACGAGGACGATTGGGAGGTTTCGGACTTGGCGAGTCAATGGTTAGAGAAGCTAGAGAAAGCCTGA